From one Triticum aestivum cultivar Chinese Spring chromosome 4B, IWGSC CS RefSeq v2.1, whole genome shotgun sequence genomic stretch:
- the LOC123093958 gene encoding uncharacterized protein isoform X1: MQDQAGAASGSGDPDPPPPEHAGGEGGSSSAARLPSRNASSKYDFVKVKVWLGENADHYYVLSRFLLSRMLTVTKIPNHVAIKIALELKKLLVDNSLLDVSQSDLEANLFKLMEKRGYGEDYINRYKMMTRFHHQRVPLVILVCGTACTGKSTIATQLAQRLNLPNVLQTDMVYELLRTSTDAPLTSVPVWARDFNSPEELITEFCRECRVVRKGLAGDLKKAMKDGKPIIIEGIHLDPSIYLMDEENADDNSRIEKKVESGNSSISSEKKTEQQPENGLPENILKEDTLQSQDCLPESRTSEGLSGADSHEITSSDSEEKIFKAEGNGQKDLDQQKNNSAKKDKPAAEPIVVPIVLRMSDFDHKALLEEWIATRAIRDNCLPQDHRKLINNLKLIQDYLCSFEAQGLTVVDISANSFPQTLDWLHGYLLQCIERGLLAACSEGPKQ, encoded by the exons ATGCAGGACCAGGCCGGGGCCGCCTCCGGCTCCGGGGATCCGGACCCTCCGCCGCCGGAgcacgccggcggcgagggcggctcctcctccgccgccaggcTCCCCTCCCGCAACGCCTCCTCCAAGTACGACTTCGTCAAG GTCAAGGTCTGGCTCGGGGAGAACGCGGACCACTACTACGTCCTCTCCAGGTTCCTCCTCAGCAGGATGCTCACCGTCACCAAG ATTCCGAACCACGTCGCCATTAAGATTGCCCTTGAGCTCAAGAAGCTGCTCGTCGACAACAGCCTTCTTGATGT TTCACAGAGTGACTTAGAGGCCAACCTTTTCAAG CTAATGGAGAAAAGGGGATATGGAGAGGACTACATTAATCGGTATAAGATGATGACAAG ATTCCATCATCAAAGAGTACCACTAGTAATTTTGGTGTGTGGAACTGCTTGCACTGGAAAATCAACAATTGCTACACAGCTAGCTCAAAGGCTCAACCTACCAAATGTTTTACAG ACAGACATGGTTTATGAGTTGTTGAGGACATCAACAGA TGCCCCGCTAACTTCAGTACCTGTCTGGGCTCGGGATTTTAATTCACCTGAAGAACTTATCACTGAATTTTGCAGAGAATGCAGAGTTGTTCGCAAAG GTTTGGCTGGTGATTTGAAGAAAGCAATGAAAGATGGGAAGCCAATTATAATAGAG GGAATTCATTTGGATCCAAGCATTTACCTGATGGATGAGGAGAATGCAGATGACAATTCCAGAATAGAGAAAAAGGTTGAATCTGGAAATTCATCCATCTCTTCAGAAAAGAAAACTGAACAGCAACCAGAAAATGGTCTACCTGAGAACATTCTAAAGGAAGATACCTTACAAAGCCAGGACTGCCTGCCTGAGAGTAGGACCAGTGAAGGGCTGTCTGGTGCTGACAGCCATGAGATTACCTCTTCTGATTCTGAAGAGAAAATTTTCAAAGCTGAAG GCAATGGACAAAAGGATTTGGACCAACAGAAGAACAACAGTGCCAAGAAGGACAAACCTGCTGCTGAACCGATAGTTGTTCCAATTGTGTTGAGGATGTCTGATTTTGATCACAAG GCATTGTTAGAGGAATGGATAGCCACTAGAGCTATCAGAGATAATTGCCTTCCTCAG GATCATCGAAAGCTTATAAACAACCTCAAACTTATTCAGGATTATCTTTGCTCTTTTGAGGCACAG GGATTAACTGTTGTTGACATCTCAGCAAACTCTTTTCCTCAAACGTTAGATTGGCTTCATGGCTATCTTCTTCAG TGCATTGAGCGCGGCCTTCTGGCTGCATGTTCAGAAGGCCCCAAGCAATAG
- the LOC123093958 gene encoding uncharacterized protein isoform X2 has product MLTVTKIPNHVAIKIALELKKLLVDNSLLDVSQSDLEANLFKLMEKRGYGEDYINRYKMMTRFHHQRVPLVILVCGTACTGKSTIATQLAQRLNLPNVLQTDMVYELLRTSTDAPLTSVPVWARDFNSPEELITEFCRECRVVRKGLAGDLKKAMKDGKPIIIEGIHLDPSIYLMDEENADDNSRIEKKVESGNSSISSEKKTEQQPENGLPENILKEDTLQSQDCLPESRTSEGLSGADSHEITSSDSEEKIFKAEGNGQKDLDQQKNNSAKKDKPAAEPIVVPIVLRMSDFDHKALLEEWIATRAIRDNCLPQDHRKLINNLKLIQDYLCSFEAQGLTVVDISANSFPQTLDWLHGYLLQCIERGLLAACSEGPKQ; this is encoded by the exons ATGCTCACCGTCACCAAG ATTCCGAACCACGTCGCCATTAAGATTGCCCTTGAGCTCAAGAAGCTGCTCGTCGACAACAGCCTTCTTGATGT TTCACAGAGTGACTTAGAGGCCAACCTTTTCAAG CTAATGGAGAAAAGGGGATATGGAGAGGACTACATTAATCGGTATAAGATGATGACAAG ATTCCATCATCAAAGAGTACCACTAGTAATTTTGGTGTGTGGAACTGCTTGCACTGGAAAATCAACAATTGCTACACAGCTAGCTCAAAGGCTCAACCTACCAAATGTTTTACAG ACAGACATGGTTTATGAGTTGTTGAGGACATCAACAGA TGCCCCGCTAACTTCAGTACCTGTCTGGGCTCGGGATTTTAATTCACCTGAAGAACTTATCACTGAATTTTGCAGAGAATGCAGAGTTGTTCGCAAAG GTTTGGCTGGTGATTTGAAGAAAGCAATGAAAGATGGGAAGCCAATTATAATAGAG GGAATTCATTTGGATCCAAGCATTTACCTGATGGATGAGGAGAATGCAGATGACAATTCCAGAATAGAGAAAAAGGTTGAATCTGGAAATTCATCCATCTCTTCAGAAAAGAAAACTGAACAGCAACCAGAAAATGGTCTACCTGAGAACATTCTAAAGGAAGATACCTTACAAAGCCAGGACTGCCTGCCTGAGAGTAGGACCAGTGAAGGGCTGTCTGGTGCTGACAGCCATGAGATTACCTCTTCTGATTCTGAAGAGAAAATTTTCAAAGCTGAAG GCAATGGACAAAAGGATTTGGACCAACAGAAGAACAACAGTGCCAAGAAGGACAAACCTGCTGCTGAACCGATAGTTGTTCCAATTGTGTTGAGGATGTCTGATTTTGATCACAAG GCATTGTTAGAGGAATGGATAGCCACTAGAGCTATCAGAGATAATTGCCTTCCTCAG GATCATCGAAAGCTTATAAACAACCTCAAACTTATTCAGGATTATCTTTGCTCTTTTGAGGCACAG GGATTAACTGTTGTTGACATCTCAGCAAACTCTTTTCCTCAAACGTTAGATTGGCTTCATGGCTATCTTCTTCAG TGCATTGAGCGCGGCCTTCTGGCTGCATGTTCAGAAGGCCCCAAGCAATAG